Proteins encoded by one window of Canis lupus dingo isolate Sandy chromosome 10, ASM325472v2, whole genome shotgun sequence:
- the UPK3A gene encoding uroplakin-3a, translating into MPPLWALLALGGLRLGVGVNLQPQLASVTFATNNPTLTTVALEKPLCMFDSAATLNGTYEIYLYVLVNLASSRNASVQDGARAPLSSTVQQTEGGRTGPYKAVAFGLIPCSDLPSLDAVGDVARASEILNAYLVRVGANGTCLSDPNFGGLCNAPLSAATEYRFKYVLVNMSTGLVQDQTLWSDPIRTNRPTPYAAIDTWPGRRSGGMIVITSILGSLPFFLLVAFAGAVVLSLLDMGSSDQETRTHDSQITQEAVPRSLGTSEAVYTSVNRGPPLDRAEVYTSKLQD; encoded by the exons ATGCCCCCGCTCTGGGCCCTGCTGGCCCTCGGCGGCCTGCGGCTGGGCGTGG GTGTGAACCTCCAGCCCCAACTGGCCAGCGTGACCTTTGCCACCAACAACCCCACCCTCACTACTGTGGCCTTGGAAAAGCCTCTGTGCATGTTTGACAGTGCGGCGACCCTCAATGGCACCTATGAGATCTACCTCTATGTCCTGGTCAACCTCG CCAGCTCCAGGAACGCCTCGGTGCAGGACGGTGCCAGGGCCCCACTGAGCTCCACGGtccagcagacagagggagggaggacaggcccCTATAAGGCCGTGGCCTTTGGCCTGATCCCCTGCAGTGACCTGCCCAGCTTGGACGCCGTGGGGGACGTGGCCCGGGCCTCGGAAATCCTGAACGCGTACCTCGTCAGGGTGGGAGCCAACGGGACCTGCCTGTCAGACCCCAACTTCGGGGGTCTCTGCAACGCGCCCCTGTCAGCAGCCACGGAGTACAG GTTCAAGTACGTCCTTGTCAATATGTCCACGGGCTTGGTGCAGGACCAGACCCTGTGGTCCGACCCCATCCGCACCAACCGGC CCACCCCGTATGCGGCGATCGACACGTGGCCGGGCCGGCGGAGCGGGGGCATGATCGTCATCACGTCcatcctgggctccctgcccttCTTCCTGCTGGTTGCCTTTGCCGGCGCCGTTGTCCTCAGCCTTTT GGACATGGGCAGCTCTGACCAGGAAACGAGGACGCACGACTCCCAGATCACGCAGGAGGCCGTCCCCCGGTCCCTGGGGACCTCGGAGGCTGTGTACACGTCTGTAAACCGGGGGCCACCGCTGGACAGGGCTGAGGTGTACACCAGCAAGCTGCAGGACTGA
- the LOC112674961 gene encoding 60S ribosomal protein L31-like yields MAPAKKGGEKKKGHSAINEVVTREYTINIHKRMHGVGFKKRAPRTLKEIRKFAMKEMGTPDVRIDTGFNKLSGPKK; encoded by the coding sequence ATGGCTCCCGCAAAGAAGGGTGGCGAGAAGAAGAAGGGCCATTCTGCCATCaacgaggtagtgaccagagaatacACCATCAACATTCACAAACGTATGcatggagtgggtttcaagaagcGTGCCCCTCGGACACTCAAAGAGATCCggaaatttgccatgaaggagatgggaactccagatgtgcGCATTGACACCGGGTTCAACAAGCTGTCTGGGCCAAAGaaataa